A genome region from Frankineae bacterium MT45 includes the following:
- a CDS encoding long-chain acyl-CoA synthetase: MSVAQLMRTPAAAHPGAIAIDGDGRQATFGDLEQASNRVANALIAAGVQRGDRVGFIDRNSTEYWETFLGALKAGAVLVPLNFRLSSDEVSWALNDSGAKIIVAGSAFAATTAPSGLPTVVIDGGSAAGALDYSTWLASAGDGDPGRDAIGDEIIELIYSSGTTGRPKGVLVSAAQQVWSVDAFGGCFDVDAASRSLVPVPYYHVAGGGWALITLSRGGRIIQAREPTAESMLAQIVGYRATNTAMVPAVMQILTQSPEAQSADFSALRQVVYGASPISESLLRASVSLFNAELFQSYGLSETMGVTTLLGPEQHRLDGDLSKLRSAGRAVDGIELDILDVSTGKPLPPGDVGEIVVRGPSVMPGYWQRPEATAEAFTEDGFFRTGDMGSLDEDGFLFIRDRIKDMIVTGGENVYPAEVESALAAHPGVADVAVIGVPSPRWGETPLAVIVPRGAEPAAGEIIEFARARLAHYKCPTQVVFIGELPRNPSGKVLKRELRAPYWEGHGRHVG; the protein is encoded by the coding sequence ATGTCTGTTGCCCAACTCATGCGCACCCCGGCGGCCGCTCATCCGGGCGCGATCGCGATCGACGGCGATGGTCGCCAGGCGACTTTCGGTGATCTGGAGCAGGCCTCGAATCGGGTCGCCAATGCCCTCATCGCGGCCGGTGTGCAGCGCGGCGATCGGGTCGGCTTCATCGATCGCAACAGCACCGAATACTGGGAGACGTTCCTCGGGGCGCTGAAGGCCGGCGCCGTGCTCGTCCCGCTGAACTTCCGCCTCAGCTCCGACGAGGTGAGCTGGGCGCTGAACGACTCCGGAGCCAAGATCATCGTCGCCGGCTCCGCCTTCGCAGCTACGACGGCTCCCTCCGGGTTGCCGACAGTGGTCATCGACGGCGGGTCGGCCGCCGGCGCGCTGGACTACTCCACCTGGCTTGCGTCGGCCGGAGACGGTGACCCGGGCCGGGACGCGATCGGCGACGAGATCATCGAACTCATCTACAGTTCCGGCACTACCGGACGCCCTAAGGGCGTGCTCGTCAGTGCGGCGCAGCAGGTCTGGTCGGTCGACGCGTTCGGCGGTTGCTTCGACGTCGACGCGGCCTCGCGCAGCCTGGTTCCGGTCCCGTACTACCACGTGGCCGGCGGTGGCTGGGCGCTGATCACGCTCTCCCGTGGCGGGCGCATCATCCAGGCGCGGGAGCCCACGGCCGAGTCGATGCTGGCCCAGATCGTCGGGTACCGCGCCACGAACACGGCGATGGTGCCGGCGGTGATGCAGATTCTTACCCAGTCGCCGGAGGCCCAGTCGGCTGACTTCTCGGCGCTGCGCCAGGTCGTCTACGGGGCGTCGCCGATCTCGGAGTCGCTGCTGCGGGCGTCGGTGTCGCTCTTCAACGCCGAACTCTTCCAGAGCTACGGTCTCTCCGAGACAATGGGTGTAACGACGCTGCTGGGTCCCGAGCAGCATCGTCTCGACGGAGACCTGAGCAAGCTTCGTTCAGCTGGACGGGCCGTCGACGGCATCGAACTCGACATCCTCGACGTGAGCACCGGCAAGCCGCTCCCGCCGGGTGACGTGGGCGAGATCGTGGTCCGTGGCCCGAGCGTGATGCCCGGTTACTGGCAGCGCCCGGAGGCCACCGCGGAGGCCTTCACCGAGGACGGCTTCTTCCGCACCGGCGACATGGGATCCCTCGATGAAGACGGCTTCCTCTTCATCCGGGACCGGATCAAGGACATGATCGTGACCGGCGGAGAGAACGTCTACCCGGCCGAGGTCGAGAGCGCGCTGGCAGCTCATCCCGGTGTCGCCGACGTCGCCGTGATCGGCGTCCCGTCGCCGCGCTGGGGGGAGACGCCGCTGGCCGTGATCGTCCCCCGTGGCGCCGAGCCCGCGGCTGGAGAGATCATCGAGTTCGCGCGCGCCCGGCTGGCGCACTACAAGTGCCCCACGCAGGTGGTCTTCATCGGAGAACTTCCGCGCAACCCATCCGGAAAGGTGCTGAAGCGTGAGCTGCGGGCGCCGTACTGGGAGGGTCACGGTCGACACGTCGGCTGA
- a CDS encoding acetyl-CoA C-acetyltransferase yields the protein MLDAYVYDVVRTPRGRVRRDGGALAGVAPYELAGQLLQALDRRTGLGAGGVHVDEVILGVSTASHEQGANVSRAATIWADWPDDVSGSVVSRLCCSGLDALAAAAAQVSSGTADLVVGGGVESMSRVPMLADKPAIAFDEELGERTGFVTIGVSADATAQVAGLTRPELDAYALRSHQRAAAAWAAGHFDRSLVPVLGADGEVLLAADDGIRAQMTLADFEAMPLLFPDDAAAHGRVERRLPELGEFPALHSAATAPQMVDGASAALIGNIDAARSLGIAPRARILATATAAVRSPLLTATVDAIRRALAMAKLQPEDIDIVEANESFSVSPLLVQRAFGFTDEILNVDGGAVSMGHPLGGSGGILLATALDALERTGGRYGLLTIPAALGLGTAIVIERLEQGDAA from the coding sequence ATGTTGGACGCCTATGTCTACGACGTGGTTCGCACACCACGGGGTCGGGTGCGCCGCGACGGCGGTGCGCTGGCCGGAGTCGCTCCGTATGAGCTGGCCGGCCAGTTGCTCCAGGCGCTGGATCGCCGTACCGGCTTGGGCGCCGGCGGCGTGCACGTCGACGAGGTGATCCTCGGCGTCAGCACAGCCAGCCACGAACAGGGCGCGAACGTCTCCCGGGCCGCGACCATCTGGGCCGACTGGCCGGATGACGTCTCCGGCTCCGTCGTCTCCCGCCTCTGCTGCTCGGGCTTGGACGCGCTCGCCGCGGCGGCGGCCCAGGTCAGCAGCGGAACCGCCGACCTGGTCGTGGGTGGCGGTGTCGAGTCGATGTCGCGGGTGCCGATGCTGGCCGACAAGCCGGCCATCGCCTTCGACGAGGAACTGGGTGAGCGCACCGGCTTCGTCACCATCGGGGTCTCGGCCGACGCCACCGCGCAGGTGGCCGGCCTCACCCGTCCCGAACTGGACGCTTACGCCCTCCGCTCGCACCAGCGGGCGGCGGCCGCCTGGGCCGCCGGTCACTTCGATCGCAGCCTGGTGCCGGTGCTCGGAGCCGACGGTGAGGTGCTCCTCGCCGCCGACGACGGCATCCGCGCGCAGATGACCCTCGCCGACTTCGAGGCGATGCCGTTGCTTTTTCCGGACGATGCCGCCGCCCACGGCCGCGTCGAACGACGACTGCCGGAGCTCGGTGAGTTCCCGGCGCTGCACTCGGCGGCCACCGCGCCGCAGATGGTGGATGGCGCGTCGGCTGCGCTCATCGGCAACATCGATGCCGCCCGCAGCCTGGGGATCGCCCCACGGGCCCGCATCCTGGCCACGGCCACGGCGGCGGTCCGCTCGCCGCTGCTGACGGCGACCGTCGATGCGATCCGCCGTGCCCTGGCGATGGCCAAGCTGCAGCCGGAGGATATCGACATCGTCGAGGCCAACGAGTCGTTCTCGGTGAGCCCGCTCCTCGTGCAGCGGGCCTTCGGATTCACGGACGAGATCCTCAACGTCGACGGCGGCGCGGTGTCGATGGGGCATCCGCTGGGAGGCAGCGGCGGGATCCTGCTGGCCACCGCACTGGATGCCTTGGAGCGGACGGGCGGCCGCTACGGCCTGCTGACGATTCCAGCCGCTCTCGGCCTCGGCACGGCCATCGTCATCGAGCGCCTCGAGCAGGGTGACGCCGCATGA
- a CDS encoding carotenoid cleavage dioxygenase, producing MTLHEELVAPAAEAFTNPYLEDAYEPVQDEVTVGDLEVLSGEPPQDIDGVYVRNGPNPQFAPIGRYHYFDGDGMLHAVHFEQGRATYRNRYVRTHEFRTERAAGHALWRGIIEPFSKNPPGDRRERNAANTDAIFHHGNLLATWYRASKPQALDPITLQSRGEDDFRGTLTCEVSAHAKVDETTEEMMFFDYGIKTPYLRYGVVDPSGAVVHFTGVDLPGPRLPHDMAITENYSILMDLPLYNDPAAAAAGRFKLFFDRSLPSRFAVLPRRGDGAEARWFEANPAYIYHVVNSWEEGSEIVMVACRVTKPTAVTDHGHPLAQLLAYMRPEAQLHEYRFNLATGATSERPLDDVNTEFPAIHQGMTGRRARWSYNMRLKVDQTLLFDALMKYDVLTGSNEIHEFGAGNYGSEVVFIPRAGATGEDDGYLAMYCYRSDTGRSEVWIYSAQRVSDGPICVLGLPVRVPLGFHATWVSGDRMRSAAQTI from the coding sequence ATGACGCTGCATGAAGAACTTGTCGCCCCCGCGGCGGAGGCTTTCACCAACCCGTACCTCGAAGACGCCTACGAGCCCGTCCAGGACGAGGTGACGGTTGGTGATCTGGAGGTGCTGAGCGGAGAACCGCCTCAGGACATCGACGGGGTCTACGTCCGCAACGGGCCGAACCCGCAGTTCGCCCCGATCGGGCGCTACCACTACTTCGACGGTGACGGCATGCTGCACGCCGTGCACTTCGAGCAGGGGCGGGCGACCTACCGCAACCGCTACGTCCGTACTCACGAGTTCCGCACCGAACGGGCCGCGGGTCACGCGCTCTGGCGAGGGATCATCGAGCCGTTCAGCAAGAACCCACCCGGTGACCGGCGTGAGCGGAATGCCGCAAATACCGACGCAATCTTTCACCACGGCAACCTGCTGGCCACCTGGTACCGGGCCAGCAAGCCCCAGGCGCTCGACCCGATCACCCTGCAGTCACGGGGCGAGGACGACTTTCGGGGCACGCTGACCTGCGAGGTATCGGCCCACGCCAAGGTCGACGAGACGACCGAGGAGATGATGTTCTTCGACTACGGCATCAAGACCCCGTACCTGCGCTACGGCGTCGTCGACCCGAGCGGCGCGGTCGTGCACTTCACCGGCGTCGACCTGCCGGGCCCGCGCCTGCCCCACGACATGGCGATCACCGAGAACTACTCGATCCTGATGGATCTGCCGCTCTACAACGACCCGGCGGCCGCCGCGGCCGGACGCTTCAAGCTCTTCTTCGATCGCAGCCTGCCGAGCCGCTTCGCGGTGCTGCCGCGTCGGGGTGACGGGGCCGAGGCTCGCTGGTTCGAGGCCAATCCGGCCTACATTTATCACGTCGTCAACTCCTGGGAAGAGGGGTCGGAGATCGTGATGGTCGCCTGTCGGGTAACCAAGCCGACCGCGGTGACCGATCACGGCCACCCGCTGGCCCAACTTCTGGCCTACATGCGCCCCGAAGCTCAGCTTCACGAATACCGGTTCAACCTGGCCACCGGCGCCACCAGCGAGCGGCCACTGGACGACGTCAACACCGAGTTCCCGGCTATCCACCAGGGAATGACGGGACGACGCGCCCGCTGGTCGTACAACATGCGTCTGAAGGTCGACCAGACCCTGCTCTTCGACGCGCTCATGAAGTACGACGTGCTCACCGGCAGCAACGAGATCCACGAGTTCGGCGCGGGCAACTACGGCAGCGAGGTCGTCTTCATCCCGCGCGCCGGCGCGACCGGCGAGGACGACGGCTACCTCGCCATGTACTGCTACCGCAGCGACACCGGCCGTTCCGAGGTCTGGATCTACAGCGCCCAACGGGTCAGCGACGGGCCGATCTGCGTTCTCGGACTGCCGGTACGGGTCCCGCTCGGTTTCCACGCCACCTGGGTCAGCGGGGACCGGATGCGCTCGGCCGCCCAGACCATCTGA
- a CDS encoding acetyl-CoA C-acetyltransferase, translated as MSAASSWVIGGYQTDFARNTAREGKEFSDLFAETVQHTLQAAQIDAADVGVIHVGNAFGQLFTGQGQLGGMPATVAPELWGVPSMRHEAACASGSMALIAAMAEIEAGRYDVALVIGAEIEKTVNGELGAQHLGAAAWIGHEGETAQFMWPHMFDLLANEYDRRYGLDDQYMHGIAELNVRNARVNPNAQTRDWSYTPESFTNDEEANPSVEGRIRRTDCSAMTDGAAGIVVVSDRYLADHPQVKARPKAKILGWGHRTVGLSLQQKLDRSADKEYVLPHVRQTILDAFGRAGVASVDDIDSIETHDCFSMSEYAAIDHFGITAPGDSWKAVDSGDLELGGRIPVNPSGGLIGGGHPVGATGVRMVLDSYKQVTGQAGAYQVAGAKKVATLNIGGSTTTSASFVVGAGEED; from the coding sequence ATGAGCGCAGCTTCGAGCTGGGTGATTGGCGGATACCAGACCGACTTTGCCCGCAACACCGCCCGCGAGGGCAAGGAGTTCTCCGATCTCTTCGCCGAGACCGTGCAGCACACCCTCCAGGCCGCGCAGATCGATGCCGCTGATGTCGGCGTGATCCACGTCGGCAATGCCTTCGGGCAGCTCTTCACCGGCCAGGGGCAGCTTGGCGGGATGCCCGCCACTGTGGCGCCGGAACTCTGGGGGGTGCCGTCGATGCGTCACGAGGCGGCCTGTGCCTCCGGGTCGATGGCCCTCATCGCCGCGATGGCCGAGATCGAGGCCGGTCGCTACGACGTCGCGCTGGTCATCGGAGCCGAGATTGAGAAGACGGTCAACGGTGAGCTCGGCGCCCAGCACCTGGGGGCCGCCGCCTGGATCGGGCACGAGGGCGAGACCGCTCAGTTCATGTGGCCGCACATGTTCGACCTGCTCGCCAACGAGTACGACCGCCGCTACGGCCTGGACGACCAGTACATGCACGGCATCGCCGAACTCAACGTCCGCAATGCCCGGGTGAACCCGAACGCGCAGACCCGCGACTGGAGCTACACGCCGGAGAGCTTCACCAACGACGAGGAGGCCAACCCCTCGGTCGAGGGGCGCATCCGCCGTACTGACTGCAGCGCGATGACTGACGGCGCCGCCGGGATCGTGGTCGTCAGCGACCGCTACCTGGCCGATCACCCGCAGGTGAAGGCCCGGCCGAAGGCGAAGATCCTCGGCTGGGGGCACCGCACGGTCGGCCTCTCGCTACAGCAGAAGCTCGACCGGTCGGCCGATAAGGAGTACGTACTTCCCCACGTTCGCCAGACGATTCTCGACGCGTTCGGCCGGGCCGGCGTCGCCAGCGTCGACGACATCGACTCGATCGAGACCCATGACTGCTTCTCGATGAGTGAGTACGCGGCCATCGACCACTTCGGCATCACCGCACCCGGCGACAGCTGGAAGGCCGTCGACTCCGGCGACCTCGAACTCGGCGGGCGCATCCCGGTGAACCCGAGCGGCGGCCTGATCGGCGGCGGCCACCCGGTCGGCGCCACCGGCGTGCGGATGGTGCTCGACTCGTACAAGCAGGTGACCGGGCAGGCCGGTGCGTATCAAGTCGCCGGCGCCAAGAAGGTCGCCACCCTGAACATCGGCGGCAGCACGACGACGAGCGCCAGCTTCGTCGTCGGCGCCGGCGAAGAAGACTGA
- a CDS encoding carotenoid cleavage dioxygenase, giving the protein MDIEVLGRALTSIPADDDHPYRTGPWRPQSVERKADDLDVIGEIPADLDGVYLRNTENPVHPAMKIYHPFDGDGMVHVVGFRDGKAFYRNRFVKTDGFLAEQKAGHSLWAGLAEDPSTSPTQTGWGARGRMKDASSTDVILHNGVALTSFYQCGDLYRLNPQTLETLGKADWHGKFPSHEGVSAHPKIDEHTGELLFFNYSTEAPYMHYGVVDPDDNLVHYIDVPLPGPRLPHDMAFTENYAIMNDCPLFWSPEALAVGKYKPTFYRDIPLRLAVIPRRGSTADIKWFEADPTYVLHFVNAYEDGDEIVLDGYYQTDPEPAAGDGTLYQKMFRFLDNALMGPKLHRWRLNMVTGLTKEEPLTETVSEFGMINGRHAGRKHRYSYSATALPGWFLFNGIVKHDALTGNEERYDLEEGVFASETAMAPKIGSTSEDDGYLITIVSDMNRDISECLVFDAQHLTAGPVARVRLPERVSSGTHSTWAPGMDIPEWRSHDTAGAALDR; this is encoded by the coding sequence ATGGATATCGAGGTACTTGGCCGAGCGCTGACCAGCATCCCGGCCGACGACGACCACCCGTACCGGACCGGCCCCTGGCGTCCGCAGAGCGTGGAGCGTAAGGCCGATGACCTGGATGTCATCGGCGAGATCCCGGCCGACCTGGACGGTGTCTACCTGCGCAACACCGAGAACCCGGTGCACCCGGCGATGAAGATCTACCACCCCTTCGACGGTGACGGCATGGTTCACGTCGTTGGCTTCCGTGACGGGAAGGCGTTCTACCGCAACCGATTCGTGAAGACCGACGGGTTCCTGGCCGAGCAGAAGGCGGGTCATTCGCTCTGGGCGGGCCTGGCCGAAGACCCATCTACCTCACCGACGCAGACCGGCTGGGGCGCGCGCGGCCGGATGAAGGACGCCTCCAGCACTGACGTGATCCTGCACAACGGGGTCGCGCTGACCAGCTTCTACCAGTGCGGTGACCTCTACCGGCTGAACCCGCAGACGCTGGAGACGCTCGGAAAGGCCGACTGGCACGGCAAGTTCCCGAGCCACGAAGGTGTATCGGCACACCCGAAGATCGACGAGCACACCGGCGAACTCCTCTTCTTCAACTACAGCACCGAGGCTCCGTACATGCACTACGGCGTGGTGGACCCCGACGACAACCTGGTCCACTACATCGACGTGCCGCTGCCCGGGCCCCGGCTGCCGCACGACATGGCATTCACCGAGAACTACGCCATCATGAATGACTGCCCGCTCTTCTGGTCGCCGGAGGCGCTGGCGGTGGGCAAGTACAAGCCCACCTTCTACCGCGACATCCCGCTGCGGCTGGCCGTGATTCCCCGCCGGGGCAGCACGGCCGACATCAAGTGGTTCGAGGCCGACCCGACGTATGTGCTGCACTTCGTCAACGCCTACGAGGACGGCGACGAGATCGTGCTCGACGGCTACTACCAGACCGACCCGGAGCCGGCCGCCGGTGACGGGACGCTCTACCAGAAGATGTTCCGCTTCCTGGATAACGCGCTGATGGGGCCGAAGCTGCACCGGTGGCGTCTGAACATGGTCACCGGCCTCACCAAGGAGGAGCCGCTCACCGAGACTGTCAGTGAATTCGGGATGATCAACGGTCGGCACGCCGGCCGTAAGCACCGCTACAGCTACTCGGCCACCGCGCTGCCCGGATGGTTCCTCTTCAACGGAATCGTCAAGCACGATGCGCTCACCGGCAACGAAGAGCGGTACGACCTGGAGGAGGGTGTCTTCGCCAGCGAGACGGCGATGGCCCCGAAGATCGGCTCGACCTCCGAGGACGACGGGTACCTGATCACCATCGTCTCGGACATGAACCGCGACATCTCCGAATGCCTGGTCTTCGACGCACAGCACCTCACCGCGGGCCCGGTTGCCCGGGTCCGCCTGCCCGAACGGGTATCGAGTGGAACGCACTCGACGTGGGCGCCCGGCATGGACATCCCAGAGTGGCGCAGCCACGACACGGCCGGAGCCGCGCTCGACCGGTAG
- a CDS encoding feruloyl-CoA synthase produces MTQPRFRAAELFPKVSIDLRERPDGTLLLSSDPVAATVPRSVAAVLVARAAELGEKTFLAARDADGEWERISYARARELADRVAGWFVARRAPAAGREESQRPERVLIVTGNSLAHGILMYGAGAASVPICPVSAQYALAKGGEFTRLRHVIDTLRPTVVFAEVVGPIVETLRAVLPEDITLICTDPQNWPGSVPWAEVVGHEPVADPDAMIAAIDPEQPLRYMLTSGSTGLPKIVIQTNRMWCSLFVGANAVLAEVSGWGVRTLDWMPWSHVAGVSVLTGALVNGGSFYLDEGRPTPELFGATLRNIAEIQPLFFANVPFAFAMLCDALEGDAHLRERFFEHLQLCLFGGAGLPQPVYDRFQAMAEATIGERVMFTTGYGSTETTAGVMSVSWPTTQVGVGLPLPGIEAKLVPLDEERYEVRFRSESVMPGYLDNPEGSARVFDEEGFYRSGDALAFVDRSAPEQGMVFAGRLAEEFKLNTGTFVAGGRLRADLVAQTSPVVVDAVICGEGYDEVGVLLWINPAGCAAELGIEGSVATLAAEQRVTDFIRQRIRDGRGADAGSAGRITRFAILTEAPDADAGEVSDKATINQSLTLKRRRADVENLYAGGTGVVLVD; encoded by the coding sequence ATGACCCAGCCGCGGTTTCGTGCTGCGGAGCTGTTCCCGAAGGTCAGCATTGACCTTCGGGAACGGCCGGATGGGACGCTGCTGCTCAGCAGTGATCCGGTCGCCGCGACTGTGCCCCGATCGGTGGCCGCAGTCCTGGTGGCCCGAGCCGCCGAGTTGGGTGAGAAGACGTTCCTCGCCGCCCGCGACGCCGACGGCGAGTGGGAGCGGATCAGCTATGCCCGGGCCCGCGAGCTCGCCGACCGGGTGGCCGGCTGGTTCGTGGCGCGGCGTGCGCCCGCCGCTGGCAGGGAAGAGTCGCAGCGCCCCGAACGGGTCCTGATCGTCACCGGCAACTCGCTGGCCCACGGCATCCTGATGTACGGGGCGGGCGCGGCGAGCGTCCCTATCTGCCCCGTCAGCGCCCAGTACGCGCTGGCCAAGGGCGGCGAGTTCACCCGGCTGCGCCACGTCATCGACACCCTGCGTCCGACGGTGGTCTTCGCCGAGGTGGTCGGGCCGATTGTCGAGACACTGCGCGCAGTTCTCCCAGAAGATATAACGCTAATCTGCACCGATCCGCAGAACTGGCCGGGGTCCGTCCCGTGGGCGGAGGTCGTCGGGCATGAGCCGGTGGCCGACCCCGACGCGATGATCGCGGCGATCGATCCCGAGCAGCCGCTGCGGTACATGCTGACGTCGGGCTCCACCGGCCTGCCGAAGATCGTCATCCAGACCAACCGGATGTGGTGCAGCCTCTTCGTCGGTGCCAACGCCGTGCTGGCCGAGGTCTCCGGCTGGGGCGTCCGCACCCTGGACTGGATGCCGTGGAGCCATGTGGCCGGCGTCAGCGTCCTCACCGGCGCGCTGGTGAACGGCGGCTCCTTCTACCTCGATGAGGGGCGGCCGACCCCGGAACTCTTCGGCGCGACGCTACGCAATATCGCCGAGATTCAACCGCTCTTCTTCGCGAACGTCCCCTTCGCCTTCGCCATGCTCTGCGATGCCCTGGAAGGGGACGCCCACCTCCGGGAGCGCTTCTTCGAGCACCTGCAGCTCTGCCTCTTCGGTGGCGCCGGGCTGCCCCAGCCGGTCTATGACCGGTTCCAGGCGATGGCGGAGGCGACGATCGGCGAACGGGTCATGTTCACCACGGGCTACGGCTCGACCGAGACGACGGCCGGCGTCATGTCGGTCTCCTGGCCGACCACCCAGGTCGGCGTTGGGCTGCCGCTGCCGGGCATCGAGGCGAAGCTGGTTCCGCTCGACGAGGAGCGTTACGAGGTGCGGTTCCGCTCCGAGTCGGTGATGCCCGGTTACCTCGACAATCCCGAAGGATCGGCCCGCGTCTTCGACGAGGAGGGCTTTTACCGCAGCGGTGACGCGCTGGCCTTCGTCGACCGCTCGGCGCCCGAGCAGGGGATGGTCTTCGCCGGGCGGCTGGCCGAGGAGTTCAAGCTCAACACCGGTACCTTCGTGGCCGGTGGGCGGCTGCGGGCCGACCTGGTGGCTCAGACCAGCCCCGTCGTCGTCGACGCGGTCATCTGCGGTGAGGGTTACGACGAGGTCGGTGTGCTGCTCTGGATCAACCCGGCCGGATGTGCCGCCGAATTGGGCATTGAGGGCTCTGTGGCGACGCTTGCGGCCGAACAGCGCGTCACCGACTTCATCCGGCAGCGTATCCGTGACGGACGGGGTGCCGACGCCGGATCCGCCGGGCGCATCACCCGCTTCGCGATCCTCACCGAAGCGCCGGACGCCGACGCCGGTGAGGTGTCGGACAAGGCGACGATCAACCAGTCATTGACTCTCAAGCGACGCCGCGCCGATGTGGAGAACCTGTACGCCGGCGGCACGGGCGTCGTCCTAGTCGATTGA
- a CDS encoding Acyl-CoA synthetase (AMP-forming)/AMP-acid ligase II, giving the protein MTTLAPGRIWASHPDGTRVNSLADIIRRRAAATPGAAAMIDGDVITTFADLDRRSSQVAQALRASGVQAGDRVAYLGPNAPSFLEVLYGAAKIGAVTTALNNRLALAERQVILRDAQPSVLILGEGEVAMPVGDPASLSTVVTYEEYEGWLLDHPVVDPAYPGDPHDPTLIFYTSGTTGIPKGIMLSGDSLGQALATMHYEMELDTTSVAMAPIPYFHISGLGLAMVANLNGAALLLDMATEPTALVELLVRRRVSHAAVVPTLIQRMVNLPASRDADWSALKYLVYGSAPIPLPVIEEATTLFGCKFLQSYGLTESTGGVTVLWPSDHLPAPGREQQLRSVGRAMPGVQLRVVDPQTLEDVPVGTRGEVLVGGGHLMIGYWRQPEATAEAITADGWLRTGDGGSFDELGYLYLHDRLKDMIVSGGENVFPAEIESALTAHPAIAEVAVIGVPSERWGESPFAVVVLQPGASVTSAELVDWAHERLARFKCPVGFDFVATLPRNASGKLLKNVLREERSTPVG; this is encoded by the coding sequence GTGACTACTCTCGCACCTGGACGCATCTGGGCCAGCCACCCGGACGGCACACGCGTCAACTCGCTGGCCGACATCATTCGACGGCGGGCGGCGGCCACCCCCGGGGCCGCCGCCATGATCGACGGCGACGTCATCACCACCTTCGCCGATCTGGACCGCCGCTCGTCTCAAGTCGCCCAGGCGCTGCGGGCCAGCGGTGTGCAGGCCGGTGACCGGGTGGCTTATCTCGGCCCCAATGCCCCCTCCTTCTTGGAGGTTCTCTACGGTGCGGCCAAGATCGGCGCCGTCACCACCGCCCTGAACAATCGGCTGGCCCTGGCCGAACGGCAGGTCATCCTCCGCGATGCTCAGCCCAGCGTTCTCATCCTGGGTGAGGGCGAGGTCGCCATGCCGGTCGGCGATCCGGCCTCGCTGAGCACCGTCGTCACGTACGAGGAGTACGAGGGTTGGCTCCTCGACCACCCCGTCGTCGATCCCGCCTACCCGGGCGACCCACACGATCCGACGCTGATCTTCTACACCTCGGGAACCACCGGCATTCCCAAGGGCATCATGCTCTCGGGCGACAGCCTCGGCCAGGCCCTGGCGACGATGCACTACGAGATGGAGCTCGACACCACCTCGGTGGCGATGGCGCCGATCCCGTACTTCCACATCTCCGGGCTCGGCCTGGCGATGGTTGCGAATCTGAACGGAGCGGCCCTGCTCCTCGACATGGCCACCGAACCGACGGCACTGGTGGAGCTACTGGTCCGGCGGCGGGTGTCGCACGCTGCGGTGGTGCCGACGCTGATCCAGCGGATGGTCAACCTCCCCGCCTCCCGCGACGCGGACTGGTCGGCGCTGAAGTACCTCGTCTACGGCTCGGCCCCGATCCCGCTTCCGGTGATCGAGGAGGCGACCACCCTCTTCGGCTGCAAATTCCTGCAGAGTTATGGCCTTACCGAGTCAACCGGCGGCGTCACCGTGCTCTGGCCCTCCGATCACCTCCCAGCCCCGGGCCGCGAGCAGCAGCTGCGATCGGTCGGACGGGCAATGCCTGGCGTGCAACTGCGCGTCGTCGATCCGCAGACCCTGGAGGACGTGCCGGTCGGGACCCGCGGCGAGGTGCTCGTCGGCGGCGGCCACTTGATGATCGGCTACTGGCGGCAGCCCGAGGCGACGGCCGAGGCGATCACCGCCGATGGCTGGCTACGCACCGGTGACGGTGGCAGCTTCGACGAACTGGGCTACCTGTACCTGCACGATCGTCTGAAGGACATGATCGTCAGTGGCGGCGAGAACGTCTTCCCGGCCGAGATCGAGAGCGCCCTCACGGCCCACCCGGCCATCGCCGAGGTGGCGGTGATCGGCGTGCCGTCCGAGCGCTGGGGCGAGTCCCCGTTCGCCGTCGTCGTGCTCCAGCCCGGCGCCAGCGTCACCAGCGCTGAGTTGGTTGACTGGGCTCACGAGCGACTGGCCCGCTTCAAGTGCCCGGTCGGCTTCGACTTCGTGGCCACACTCCCCCGCAATGCCAGCGGGAAACTGCTGAAGAACGTCCTCCGCGAGGAGCGCTCCACCCCCGTCGGCTGA